The Carnobacterium sp. 17-4 genome has a window encoding:
- the rimP gene encoding ribosome maturation factor RimP yields the protein MSNVVETVTEIVKPIVERNQFELEDIEFIKEGKNWFLRVYIDKPEGIDLEDCALVSEQISEHMDKINPDPIPQAYFLEVSSPGAERPLKKEEDYVNAVGEYIHISLYEPVDGEKVYEGTLKEVNDETLTLTIRVKTRVKDIEFSRKTIAKARRAIQF from the coding sequence TTGAGTAATGTGGTAGAAACAGTAACTGAAATCGTGAAACCTATTGTTGAAAGAAATCAGTTTGAATTAGAAGATATAGAATTTATAAAAGAAGGTAAAAACTGGTTCTTGAGAGTTTATATCGATAAACCAGAAGGTATCGATTTAGAGGATTGTGCATTGGTTAGCGAACAAATTAGCGAACACATGGACAAAATCAATCCGGATCCAATACCGCAAGCATACTTCTTAGAGGTTTCATCTCCTGGAGCTGAAAGACCATTAAAAAAAGAAGAAGATTATGTTAATGCAGTAGGAGAATACATCCATATTTCTTTATACGAACCTGTAGATGGCGAAAAAGTTTATGAAGGCACATTAAAAGAAGTAAACGATGAAACATTGACATTGACTATTCGCGTTAAAACTAGAGTGAAAGATATCGAATTCAGTCGAAAAACAATTGCGAAAGCTAGAAGAGCGATTCAATTTTAA
- the infB gene encoding translation initiation factor IF-2 translates to MAKKRVYEYAKELDVPTKSVIDKAKELGIDYNSHMSSMEDTQVEKLNQAFVSNKKDSVAPNKSVQTESTSTSSAKNQKGGNTITNQKNQSNQPNRPAAKENQAGTSKPKNTTTAKPASTNKPAATNKPAAKPAASAKPKTQTSSQTAQSGTGNQAPQRAAAAPAPAGNRNKRTGNRPFNRGSVGTHGGFNKRKRKGKKGETKPVAPPVARKFKELPEVLVYTDGMTVADISKKIYREPAEIIKKLFLLGIVATLNQSLSKETIELLAEEYGIATEEKVQVDVSDLDVYFEQESAEENLTSRPPVVTIMGHVDHGKTTLLDSLRDTKVSLGEAGGITQHIGAYQVDVDGKIITFLDTPGHAAFTTMRARGADVTDITIIVVAADDGVMPQTVEAINHAKAAEVPIIVAVNKVDKPDANPERVMQELTEYGLVPESWGGDTIFVEISAKFKQNLDELLEMILLVAEVEDLKADPTRLALGSVIEARLDKSKGPIATLLVQEGTLNVGDPIVVGNTYGRVRVMVNENGRRVKHAGPSAPVEITGLNNAPQAGDQFVVFEDEKTARTAGETREKKAMAEQRSVTNRVTIDNLFSSLQEGELKDVNVIIKADVQGSAEALSSSLQKIDVEGVRVKMIHTAVGAINESDVTLAAASNAIIIGFNVRPTPQAKIQADQEQVDIRLHRIIYNAIDEIETAMKGLLDPEYEEKVTGQAVVRETFKVSKVGTIAGGFVTDGYITRSSSIRLIRDNIVIFEGELASLKRFKDDAKEVKKGFECGFMIKDYNEVQVDDVIEAYEMVEIKRK, encoded by the coding sequence ATGGCTAAAAAACGTGTATATGAGTACGCTAAAGAATTAGATGTACCAACTAAAAGTGTTATTGATAAAGCAAAGGAACTTGGAATTGATTACAATAGCCATATGTCTTCAATGGAAGACACACAAGTTGAAAAATTAAACCAAGCATTTGTTTCAAATAAAAAAGACAGTGTAGCTCCTAACAAAAGTGTTCAAACAGAATCAACGAGCACTTCAAGTGCAAAAAATCAAAAAGGTGGTAATACTATAACGAATCAGAAGAACCAATCCAATCAACCAAACCGTCCAGCAGCAAAAGAAAATCAAGCTGGTACAAGCAAACCGAAAAACACAACAACTGCAAAACCGGCATCAACAAACAAACCAGCAGCAACAAACAAACCAGCAGCTAAACCAGCTGCATCAGCTAAACCAAAAACGCAAACAAGCAGTCAAACTGCTCAAAGTGGAACTGGAAATCAAGCGCCACAACGCGCAGCAGCAGCTCCAGCTCCAGCAGGCAATAGAAATAAACGAACAGGTAATAGACCGTTTAACCGCGGAAGTGTGGGAACACATGGCGGATTTAACAAACGTAAGAGAAAAGGTAAAAAAGGTGAAACTAAACCAGTAGCACCACCAGTAGCACGTAAATTTAAAGAGTTACCAGAAGTACTGGTGTATACAGATGGTATGACTGTAGCAGATATTTCTAAAAAGATTTACCGCGAACCAGCTGAGATCATCAAAAAATTATTCCTACTTGGTATCGTAGCAACATTGAATCAAAGCTTAAGCAAAGAAACAATTGAATTATTGGCTGAAGAGTACGGAATTGCAACGGAAGAAAAAGTTCAAGTAGACGTATCTGATTTAGATGTATACTTTGAGCAAGAATCTGCTGAAGAAAACCTTACTTCTCGCCCACCAGTAGTAACAATTATGGGACACGTTGACCATGGTAAAACAACTTTACTAGACTCACTTAGAGATACAAAAGTTAGTTTAGGCGAAGCCGGTGGAATCACACAACATATCGGAGCTTATCAAGTAGATGTTGATGGAAAAATCATTACCTTCCTAGATACTCCAGGACATGCTGCGTTTACAACAATGCGTGCTCGTGGTGCGGATGTAACGGATATTACGATCATTGTAGTAGCAGCAGACGATGGCGTTATGCCTCAAACGGTTGAAGCAATCAACCATGCTAAAGCTGCTGAAGTTCCAATTATTGTAGCAGTGAACAAAGTTGATAAACCAGATGCAAATCCTGAACGTGTTATGCAAGAATTAACTGAATATGGTTTGGTTCCTGAATCATGGGGTGGAGACACTATCTTTGTTGAAATCTCAGCTAAATTCAAACAAAACTTAGATGAATTATTAGAAATGATTTTACTTGTAGCTGAAGTGGAAGATTTAAAAGCAGATCCTACTCGTTTAGCACTTGGTTCAGTTATTGAAGCTCGTTTAGATAAATCAAAAGGTCCAATTGCTACTTTACTTGTTCAAGAAGGAACATTGAATGTGGGAGATCCTATTGTAGTTGGGAATACTTACGGACGTGTTCGTGTAATGGTTAACGAAAATGGTCGTCGTGTTAAACATGCTGGCCCGTCTGCTCCAGTTGAAATTACTGGTTTAAACAATGCTCCTCAAGCAGGAGATCAATTCGTTGTCTTTGAAGACGAAAAAACAGCTCGTACAGCTGGAGAAACTCGTGAGAAAAAAGCGATGGCTGAACAACGTTCGGTAACGAACCGTGTAACCATTGACAACTTATTCTCTAGTTTACAAGAAGGCGAATTAAAAGACGTTAATGTTATTATTAAAGCAGATGTACAAGGTTCTGCAGAAGCTTTATCATCAAGTTTACAAAAAATTGATGTAGAAGGCGTTCGTGTGAAAATGATCCATACAGCAGTAGGAGCGATTAACGAAAGTGATGTCACTTTGGCAGCTGCAAGTAATGCGATCATTATCGGATTTAACGTTCGTCCAACTCCACAAGCTAAAATTCAAGCTGATCAAGAACAAGTTGATATTCGTTTACACCGTATCATCTATAACGCTATTGATGAAATTGAAACAGCTATGAAGGGTCTATTAGATCCTGAATACGAAGAAAAAGTAACTGGACAAGCAGTTGTTCGTGAAACATTCAAAGTATCTAAAGTTGGAACAATTGCCGGAGGATTTGTTACAGATGGTTACATCACTCGTAGCAGCAGTATCCGTTTGATTCGTGACAACATTGTTATCTTTGAAGGCGAATTAGCAAGTTTGAAACGCTTTAAAGACGATGCTAAAGAAGTTAAAAAAGGATTCGAATGTGGCTTTATGATTAAAGATTACAACGAAGTTCAAGTGGATGATGTTATTGAAGCTTATGAAATGGTTGAAATTAAACGTAAGTAA
- the nusA gene encoding transcription termination factor NusA has protein sequence MSKEMLNALEALEQEKGISKEFVIEALEVALVSAYKRNYDQAQNVEVEFDLKKGNIHVYSVKEVVDVVYDSRLEVGIEEALEINKAYELGDKIRFEVTPKDFGRIAAQTAKQVIMQRVREAERNIIYNEFIAYENDIMQGIVERQDHRYIYVNLGKIEAVLSKQEQIPNEVYKPHDRIKVYVTKVENTSKGPQIFVSRSHPDLLKRLFEQEVPEIYDGVVEIVSIAREAGDRAKVAVRSREEHIDPVGTCVGPKGQRVQAIVNELKGENMDIVEWDADPATYIGNALNPAQVVSVTFNESNGSCLVVVPDYQLSLAIGKRGQNARLAAKLTGYKIDIKSETDMEAINLAKEETGLEKDAKYAEVIETIENQEQEMNEEEIIESVEDLDSEFDEITIADDIGEGNLDAESAEELIELAEERDNVED, from the coding sequence ATGAGCAAAGAAATGTTAAATGCTCTTGAGGCTTTGGAACAAGAAAAAGGAATTTCGAAAGAATTCGTTATCGAAGCTTTAGAAGTTGCTTTAGTTTCAGCGTACAAAAGAAACTATGATCAAGCACAAAACGTTGAAGTTGAATTTGATTTGAAAAAAGGGAACATCCATGTTTACTCTGTTAAAGAAGTGGTAGATGTTGTTTATGACTCTCGTCTTGAAGTAGGCATAGAAGAAGCTTTAGAAATAAACAAAGCGTATGAATTAGGCGACAAAATTCGTTTTGAAGTAACGCCTAAAGATTTTGGGAGAATTGCTGCTCAAACAGCTAAACAAGTCATCATGCAACGTGTACGAGAAGCTGAAAGAAATATTATCTACAATGAATTCATTGCTTATGAAAATGATATCATGCAAGGAATTGTTGAAAGACAAGATCACCGTTACATCTATGTTAATTTAGGCAAAATTGAAGCTGTTTTATCTAAACAAGAACAAATTCCTAATGAAGTATACAAACCTCATGATCGTATCAAGGTTTACGTAACAAAAGTTGAAAATACATCAAAAGGTCCACAAATTTTTGTTAGTCGTAGCCATCCTGATTTATTGAAACGTTTATTCGAACAAGAAGTTCCTGAGATCTATGATGGAGTGGTCGAAATCGTTTCAATCGCTAGAGAAGCGGGTGACCGTGCTAAGGTAGCCGTTCGTTCGAGAGAAGAACACATTGATCCAGTTGGAACATGTGTAGGACCTAAAGGACAACGTGTTCAAGCGATCGTAAATGAGTTAAAAGGTGAAAACATGGATATCGTTGAATGGGATGCAGATCCTGCAACTTATATCGGAAATGCTTTAAATCCTGCTCAAGTTGTCAGTGTGACATTCAATGAGTCTAACGGTAGCTGTTTAGTAGTCGTTCCTGATTACCAACTGTCTCTTGCAATTGGTAAACGCGGACAAAATGCTCGCTTAGCGGCTAAATTAACAGGATATAAAATTGATATCAAATCTGAAACAGACATGGAGGCTATCAATTTAGCTAAAGAAGAAACTGGTTTAGAAAAAGATGCTAAATATGCTGAAGTAATTGAAACGATTGAAAATCAAGAACAAGAAATGAATGAAGAAGAAATCATCGAATCTGTTGAAGACCTAGATTCTGAGTTTGATGAAATCACAATAGCTGATGACATTGGAGAAGGTAATTTAGATGCTGAATCTGCAGAAGAATTGATTGAATTAGCTGAAGAACGGGATAACGTGGAAGACTAA
- the rbfA gene encoding 30S ribosome-binding factor RbfA, with protein MANHRIGRVSQEIQREVNDILKKRVKDPRVADVNITDVRVTGDLQQATVFYSILSDKASDREKTQLGLDKASGLVRSELGQRLSLYKTPEIKFERDESVEYGNHIDELLRNLNKD; from the coding sequence ATGGCAAATCATAGAATTGGTCGCGTTTCTCAAGAAATTCAAAGAGAAGTAAACGATATCTTGAAAAAACGTGTGAAAGATCCCCGTGTTGCTGATGTAAATATAACCGACGTACGTGTAACAGGTGATCTACAACAAGCGACGGTTTTCTACAGTATTTTATCTGATAAAGCTAGCGATCGTGAAAAAACACAGCTAGGATTGGATAAAGCTTCTGGTTTAGTTAGAAGTGAATTAGGCCAACGTTTGTCACTTTATAAAACACCAGAAATTAAATTTGAGCGTGATGAATCTGTTGAATATGGTAATCATATTGATGAATTATTGCGTAACTTAAATAAAGACTAA
- the rnpM gene encoding RNase P modulator RnpM: MPNRKIPMRKCVISNEMKPKKDMLRIVINKENQVSIDPSGKLPGRGAYVSIEPEIVQSAWEKHTLDKVLRTPLDDAFYQELLDYVTHQKARMSL; this comes from the coding sequence ATGCCAAACCGTAAAATTCCTATGAGGAAATGTGTTATTTCCAACGAAATGAAACCTAAAAAAGACATGCTTCGAATTGTGATTAATAAAGAAAATCAAGTATCTATCGATCCAAGCGGAAAACTGCCTGGACGAGGAGCTTATGTCTCAATTGAACCTGAAATTGTACAATCTGCATGGGAAAAACATACGTTGGATAAAGTATTGAGGACACCATTAGATGATGCTTTTTATCAAGAACTTTTGGACTATGTTACGCATCAAAAAGCTAGGATGAGTTTATGA
- a CDS encoding LysM peptidoglycan-binding domain-containing protein has protein sequence MRFKFGLASLLLSLLLLFSLTFALPVTAASSQYVTKGNTTSKVVALTFDDGADGKNITKILQILTTNKIKATFFITGKAAENHPQLIKTIVSQGHEIGNHSYSHPDFTKMTATQIKTELDKADAAIKKASGKSTKPYFRAPFGSVNTATLLAVGNLGYTKTIGWTIDTVDWKGISSTEITNKVVNNATPGMIVLMHAGEGAPGTPGALQTMINQLKAKGYTFVTVGQLLTTPPTKVSSGQHIVKPGDTLTKIAALYGVIVQQLATANKLTNTNLIRVGQLLTIPTTNYTVKAGDTLIKIAQAHKVTVQQLVAINQLSNPNILKIGQVLKIPAKASTPTIPNPVPTTTNYTVKSGDTLYSIAKKYGITVQQIVTANKLANANVIKVGQVLKIPTK, from the coding sequence ATGCGTTTTAAATTTGGATTGGCTAGCCTCCTGCTGTCATTGCTGCTCTTATTCAGTTTAACTTTTGCTTTACCAGTTACCGCAGCCAGCTCTCAGTATGTTACTAAAGGAAATACAACGTCTAAAGTGGTTGCCTTAACATTTGATGATGGTGCCGATGGTAAAAATATTACTAAGATTCTACAAATTCTAACTACCAATAAAATTAAAGCCACCTTTTTCATCACTGGAAAAGCAGCTGAAAATCATCCGCAATTGATTAAAACGATTGTTTCTCAAGGACATGAAATAGGAAATCATTCTTATTCTCATCCTGATTTCACTAAAATGACAGCAACTCAGATAAAAACTGAATTGGATAAAGCAGATGCTGCAATCAAAAAAGCTTCTGGAAAGTCTACAAAACCTTATTTCCGTGCACCTTTTGGTTCGGTAAACACGGCTACGTTGTTGGCAGTGGGAAATCTAGGCTATACAAAAACCATTGGCTGGACAATTGATACAGTCGATTGGAAAGGTATCTCTTCAACTGAAATCACTAACAAAGTAGTAAACAATGCAACTCCAGGAATGATTGTTTTGATGCATGCAGGAGAAGGAGCGCCAGGCACTCCAGGAGCCCTTCAAACTATGATCAACCAATTGAAAGCGAAAGGCTATACGTTCGTAACGGTGGGGCAATTATTGACGACCCCACCAACTAAAGTTAGCAGTGGTCAACACATTGTCAAACCTGGGGATACGTTAACTAAAATTGCTGCATTGTATGGCGTTATTGTTCAACAATTGGCAACAGCTAATAAGTTAACGAATACGAACTTGATTCGTGTTGGTCAGCTCTTGACTATTCCGACAACTAACTACACCGTTAAAGCAGGCGATACTTTAATAAAAATTGCTCAGGCTCATAAGGTAACAGTCCAACAACTAGTGGCTATTAATCAGTTGTCAAATCCCAATATATTAAAAATCGGACAAGTATTAAAAATTCCTGCTAAAGCAAGTACACCAACCATCCCAAATCCTGTACCAACGACAACGAATTATACGGTTAAATCAGGAGATACACTGTATAGTATTGCTAAAAAGTATGGCATTACGGTCCAACAAATCGTTACAGCTAATAAATTAGCCAATGCTAACGTGATAAAGGTTGGTCAAGTGTTAAAAATACCGACTAAGTGA
- a CDS encoding YlxQ-related RNA-binding protein, with amino-acid sequence MIEEQKVLNLLGMATRAGKLTTGEDLSLKEIRNQSAKIVIVATDASENTKKKVSDKCSYYEIPFIIHFTRSELSQAIGRERTICTITDKGFGKKFRELLSI; translated from the coding sequence ATGATTGAAGAACAAAAAGTATTAAATCTTTTAGGCATGGCAACACGAGCAGGGAAATTGACTACTGGTGAAGATTTAAGTCTAAAAGAAATCAGAAATCAATCTGCTAAAATTGTGATTGTAGCGACTGATGCAAGTGAAAATACGAAGAAAAAAGTCTCGGATAAGTGTAGTTATTATGAAATTCCTTTTATAATTCACTTTACTAGAAGTGAATTAAGCCAAGCAATAGGAAGAGAACGAACCATTTGCACTATCACGGATAAAGGCTTTGGAAAAAAATTCCGAGAATTATTATCAATTTAA
- a CDS encoding iron chaperone — protein MTVVDDYISEFPEQTQSIMQQMRTIIHQEAPGVKEKISYGMPTFFTNGNLVHFAGYKKHIGFYPAPSAISQFEDQLKEYKYAKGSVQFPLNQPIPYDLIRKMVQFRVKESDL, from the coding sequence ATGACAGTAGTAGATGATTATATTTCAGAATTTCCAGAACAAACACAGAGTATTATGCAGCAAATGCGTACCATTATTCATCAAGAAGCGCCAGGAGTAAAGGAAAAAATTAGTTATGGGATGCCTACTTTTTTCACAAACGGCAACTTAGTACATTTTGCGGGTTACAAAAAACATATTGGCTTCTATCCAGCACCAAGTGCAATTTCTCAATTTGAAGATCAACTAAAAGAGTATAAATATGCTAAAGGATCTGTTCAATTTCCATTAAATCAACCTATACCGTACGACTTAATTCGTAAAATGGTGCAATTTCGAGTAAAAGAGAGTGATCTTTAA